The genomic segment AACCGGCCCGCTTCGGCGATAACGACAACACCCCACCGTCGCGGCCAACCCGGTAGTGCCCGTCGTGTGCAGCGCCTACCCGGCTCCCGGTATCGACGAAACGCGCCGCCACGGCATCACGCGACTTCCCGGCGCCGACAACCTGCAGTGCGACATCTGCACCCGACACCACACCCGGCGACGAGTTGAAAGTCAGGGCAATGCCGCCTTCCTGACGCGCCGCTTGCGCATTGGCCGTTTCCAACCGCATCGTGGGAGCAACCGGCAACGAGGTTATCTGCAACAACGGCGCTGTGATCGCGCCGACAAACCGGATCGTCCCGCCATCGGCCGCCAATGCGGTCAACGGCGTCGCCAGCAGCACCATCGTGACTGCAGCGACTGCCCGAGCCGACACCCGCCATTGCCCTGTTCTCGAAGTCATACTCATCTCCTGTGCCGCTTGTGCTACTCACGCGCCACCCAGCGCCCCCTCTCGCGATACTGGATGACAGCCTCTCCCAAACCTGCTTTAACGGCATCGCCGCAACGAGCTTGAATTGCCGCGCGATCCGGGGCTGGGCATCAAAGCGGGGATAAACCGAGAGCCGTTCGCCGCCATGCCGAATAAAGATACAAACGCCCCGTGCTAACATTCACCTTTCGATCGCGCTGCCTTATTCGTTGTCCGCGCGTGAATCACCCTCCTCTTTTCGACATTCCGGCTATCACGATGCGCTCTCCGACTTCCCGTGTGTTCACCCGCTTGCGCCTGCGCCGCGCAACCGGTTGCGCGCGCGCGGATCTCGCACCGCGTCGCGCCTGCAAGCCGTCCCGAACGCTCCCGCTTCACGCCGCCCGGCGCCCGATCTAACGCTGTTCGCTCCATCACCCGAGCCGCGTTTGTCAGGCTCCGGGCCGATCTCATTCGCACGCAGTTCCCTTATATGCAGATCGAATTGGAGTATCCATCGTGAAAAAGACGAAAACCTGTTACCTCACCGAACTCGACGTCGCCCGCCTCGAGAAGCATGCGGCCGCGCCCGGTGCCGACGCCCGTCTGCAGGACATGCTTGACGACGTGCTCGAACGCGCCGTGATCGTCGACGCGCGCGAGATTCCGGCCAACGTCATCACGATGAATTCGCAAGCCACGCTGATCGACGAAACCAGCGGCGAGCAGATGACGTGGACCGTGGTCTATCCGCCCAATGCGGACTTTGGGCAAGGTCGGCTGAACGTGTTCTCACCGGTCGGCCTGGCGCTGCTCGGCGCGAAGCGCGGCGAACGCATCCGCTTTACGCCACCGAGCGGCACGGAGAAGGTGCTGAAGCTCGACAAGATCCTCTACCAGCCCGAAGCCGCCGACGACTTTTCGTTGTGATTTTTGCTGTTTTTTCGCTGCAATTCGTAGCGCATAAGACACGAAATAACCCATGACGACACATGGATTCGCTCGCAAAAATCGTCGTGAATCCGCTATCAAAGACGCGCGCCTACGGCATTGAAAACACCGCCCCGCGCGTCGTTCCGCCCGCTTCGAAACCGGCATAAAAGCTCGCCCGGGCTTTGCCTGACAACTCGCT from the Paraburkholderia fungorum genome contains:
- a CDS encoding GreA/GreB family elongation factor; the encoded protein is MKKTKTCYLTELDVARLEKHAAAPGADARLQDMLDDVLERAVIVDAREIPANVITMNSQATLIDETSGEQMTWTVVYPPNADFGQGRLNVFSPVGLALLGAKRGERIRFTPPSGTEKVLKLDKILYQPEAADDFSL